A segment of the Fusobacterium ulcerans genome:
CAAAATTATCTCTTAATAATTTTAAAGTTTCTTGATACTGAGTATTTACTATTGAAAGAATTTCTTCATCTATATCTTTTCCAGTTTCTTCACTGTAATATTTCTGCTGGAATAAATCTCCTTCTCTAGTTCCGTCAAGAAGTATTGGTCCAAATTTATCTGACATTCCATAAACTTTTACCATACTGTGAACAATACCTGTAACATGCTGAATATCACTGCTTGCTCCTGTAGTTATATCATTAAATACAATCTGCTCAGCTGCTCTTCCACCTAAAGCATATTTTATCATATTTAAGTATTCACTTTTAAAATAATATCCCTTTTCCTCTTCAGGAAGCGACATAGTAAACCCTCCAGCTCTTCCTCTTGGAACTATTGTTACTTTATGAACGGGGTCTGTATTTGGCAGTAAATGAGTTACAACAGCATGTCCTGCTTCGTGATAAGCTGATATTTTTCTCTCTTTTTCTACTACTACTTTAGATTTTCTTTCTGGTCCTATACTTACTTTTTCAGATGCTTCTTCCAAGTCATCCATAGTTATTTCTTCTCTGCCTTCTCTTGCAGCAAGAATTGCAGCTTCATTAAGCATATTTGCAAGGTCAGCCCCTACAAATCCCGGAGTTTTCTTAGCTATTATAGATAAGTCTACATCTTTAGCAATTTTTTTACCTCTAATGTGTACTTTTAATATTTCTTCTCTTCCTTTAATATCAGGATTATCAACTATTACCTGTCTGTCAAATCTTCCAGGTCTCATTAAAGCTTTATCCAGTATCTCAGGTCTGTTAGTTGCAGCAAGTACTATGATAGTTTCATCAGTTCCAAACCCATCCATCTCTACTAGAAGCTGGTTAAGAGTTTGTTCTCTCTCATCATTTCCTCCACCTTGTCCAGAACCTCTTTTTCTACCTACAGCATCTATCTCATCAATAAATATGATACAAGGAGCACTTTTTCTAGCTTTGTTAAATAAATCTCTTACTCTTGAAGCTCCTACCCCTACGAACATTTCTACGAATTCAGATCCAGACATGCTGAAAAATGGTACTTTAGCTTCTCCAGCTACCGCTTTAGCAAGAAGAGTTTTACCTGTTCCAGGTCCTCCTAGCAGCAATACTCCTTTAGGTATCTTTGCTCCTACTTTTTTAAATTTTTCTGGTTCTTTTAAGAAACTTACAACTTCTTCAAGTTCTACTTTTGCTTCTGGAATACCTGCTACATCAGCAAATGTTACCTTAGATATCTCTTCACCATTATCTTTAGCTTTAGATTTTCCCATATTAAATATTTGAGGTCCTCCACCGCTTCCTTTGTTCATTCTATTAAGCATGAATATCCATACTCCTATCAATAGAAGCATTGGGAACCAAGATGCAAGCATATTTAATAAGAATGGTAATTCCTGAGGTGGAAGTGATTTTATAGAAGCACTGTTCTCTTCTATTGTTTTAACTAAAACAGGATCATCTCCCAATCTGTCAGTTATCATTCTTGCTTTATATGATTTCACTTCTTTCTTTTCATCTTCAGGTGAATAACCATATACATATCCTTCTTTTTCATTAACTTTTATTATCTCTTTGTTTTTTACATGACTTATAAATTCACTATATCCAATTTCATTACTTGGAGTTTTAGTATTAGTTGATAAAAGAGCTGGAGCAGAAGCTATCAATGTAACAATGAAAAGCAGCATAACAAAACCCTTAAAATTAAATTTTCCTCCAAGGCTTTTTAATTTGTTAGCACGATCCTCTTCTTTGTTGTTGTTTTGGTTCAATCCATCTCTTAATTTAGATTTAAGCTCTTCTTTTCTTTCTTTTATCTCATCATGTATTTTCTCTTTTTCTTCTTTTTTCTTTTCTTCATCTTCTTGTGGTTTTTTACTATCTGGCTCTTCAGAGGTTTTCTTTTCGTCTTCTTGTGGTTTTTCTTTTTTCTCAGACTCTCTTACCTCTTCTTCCTCTATGTAAAGCACTTTTTCTTCCATAAAATCTTCTCTGTTCAACTACTGATCCTCCTTATATTCAATTTTACACAGCTTTTATAATCAGAATTTTTATATTTTTCATTTCCTTTTATTCCTGCAATCCATACTATCTCTTCATTATACAAAACTAAAGGGATTGTATCTCTTTTTTCTTTTGGAACTTTTTCATTTATAAGGATATCTTTTACTTTCTTTTCTGATGTCATTCCTATTGGAATTATTCTGTCTCCATCTTTTCTGCTTCTGATTTTAAGTTTATCTCCCATTTTTAAGCTGGTATAAAAGTTTTGATTGTCATATAATATTTTATCAGTAAAAGATGCCTCTATTACATATTCTCCAAATATTATCTGACCTGGTATTTCTAATTCCACTTCTTTTATACATTGATTTTCCTTTTTTGTGTTCTTTTCTATTGCAAGGAAATCATATTCTTTTTTAAGAACAAATTCCCCATTTAAAGAAATATCTTTGCTACCTCCTTTATCTAAAATATCTTCTATCAGTTGGATTTTCTTTCTCGACACTTCTATACCATAACTGTATAAATATTGTATCAATACTTTACTGAGAAGATATTTATCTAGCTTTTTCAATTTTTCTATACTTAATTTATTATTAACAACATATTCTTCAAGCCTTATTTCCAAAACTTTATTTACTTCTCTTATCTCTTCTATCAAAGAGTAAAGTTTATCTTTAAATTTAGGATTATATCTTTTTTCTATAAATGGAATAAGATCTAATCTTATACTATTTCTTGTAAATTCATTTTCAAAATTTGTCTCATCTATTCTATAAGGAATACTATTCTTATTCAAATATTCAACTATATCTTTTTTATAGATTTCAGATATTGGTCTGATATATACATCTCTTTTAGCAACAATCCCTTCAAGTCCTTCAAGACCAGCTCCTCTTGTCAATCTAAACATAAATGTTTCTAACTGATCATCTTTATTATGAGCCAAAGCAATTTTATTAGCTCCTATTTTTTCAAAGACTTCTTTAAAAAGATCATATCTTGCTTTTCTTCCAGCTTCCTCTAAAGTAAGACCCATATCTTTACCTAGTGCTGTTATATTTATTTTTCTGCTAAAAACTTGTAATCCTTTTTTCTTTCCATATTCTATTGAAAATTTTTCATCACCATCAGAATTTTCTCCTCTTAATAGGTGATTTATATGCACAAGAACCATATCAAAATTTATGTTTTCCCTGAGTTTCATCAACATTTCAACTAAAAAAACTGAGTCAGGGCCTCCTGAAAAACCAACTACTATTTTATCATTTTTTTCTACTAAATTGTCTTTTTTGTTTTTTCTTAGGATTTCCCCGTATAAATTCATAAATTCTCCATTTCATTTTCATAAAATTATAACATATCTTACTGTTTTTTTGCAAAATTATTTAATTATATTTCATTATTTTTTATTACTTCATACTCTCGTGTTTTATAATTGAAGAATATGTTTATTTCCTCTTTATTTCCATTAAAGATATTAAAAGAAAAAAGTTCAAGTTCACTATTTTTATGCCCTTCTCTTACACTTTTAAAGCCTTTCTCTTTTATTATACTGTTGTGAAGCTCAGAATCCTTTAAGCTAATTAACCATTCAGGATAAAATCCTGGTTTTCCTAACATTATAAAATCAAATTTTAAATATTCTTCAAAAACTTTAATATCCTTAAATCCTTTTTCTATATAGAAATCATGTAATATGTTAAAAAGTGCTGATTCTTTATGATTTATTTTTAAATATCCTTTTTTGTCATAATAATCTGCTATTTCCTCATAAAAATCAAAAGAGCTTTTATAATATCTCTTTATTATATAATCTGCACTCATAGTAAATTTCTCTGAGTTATAATAGTAATCTAATATCTTTTCAAGATTTTTAAGTTTTATTATTTCAGCAAAAGATATAAATTTATTTGAAAAAACTTCATATGGAGGTTTAGAAAAATATTTATACTCATATTTTTCAGCCTCATTGTACATTTGAGTTCCCCTTAATAATTTCAGGAATCCAAGCTGTATCATCTCTGGTTTTAAATCATGAACATATTCAAAAGACTTTTTAAATATTTCATATGTTTCATAAGGAAGTCCAGCTATAAGGTCAAGATGAAGATGAATATTTTTATTTATCCTTCTTACATTATGAGCCAGTTTATCCAATATATTATTCCTGTTTATACTTTTCATAGTATCTGGATTTATAGTCTGCACTCCTATTTCAAATTGAAAGTATCCTTTTGGCACTGTTTCAAGAAAATCCAATGTTTCATCATCAAAAATATTTGCATTTATTTCAAAGTGAAATGTTATCCCTTCTCTATAATTTTCCAAAAGAAATTTCCATATCTCCATATATCTTTCTTTCTTCAGATTAAATGTTCTGTCTACAAATTTTAAAAGTTTTATTGGAGAATCTAAAAATATTTTTAAATCCTCTTTTACTCTGTCCAATGAATAATATCTTACAGTTTTATCTATTGAAGACATGCAGTATGAACAATTAAAAGGGCATCCTCTTGAACTTTCATAATAAAATATCTTAGTTTTATCCTGCAATTCTTCTTTTTCATATGGAAATGGAATTATATCCAAATCTTCTATTATCTTTTCTGTGCCATTGAAACATACTTCTCCATCTTTTCTATAAACAAGGCCCATTACTTTGTCGTTCTCTTCAGTCAAAAAGTTTAAAAAAACTTTTTCTCCTTCTCCTATAAGGATACTATCTATTTCTGGGTTTTCTTCCATTATCTTCTCCCAGCCAAAAGATACTTCTGGTCCTCCCAATATAATTTTTACATTTGGAAGTACTTTTTTTATCTCCTTTACTATCTCGAATACATATTCTTTATTCCAGATATATGTTGAAAAAATTATTTTATCTGGATTCAGCTCAAAAATATCCTTTATTATATTCAAAAGCTGATTATTAATATTTGTTTCATATATTTCTACTTTTATATTACTATTTGTTTCTGTGTATTTTTTAAGATATCTCACTGCCAGATTCAAATGCACATATTGGCTGTTTATGGCAGCTATAACTACTTTGCTCACTATTTATTCTCCTTATTTTTTCTTTGAAATTCCAAATGTTCTCTATATGTTTTGCTAAAAAAGTGTCCTCCATCCCCTGTGGCAACAAAAAACAGGTAGTCTGTATCAGCTGGATTGTATGCTGCTTCTACTGAAACTACACTTGGATTAGATATTGGCCCTGGGGGAAGTCCCTTATATTTATAAGTGTTATATGGTGAATCTATTTCCAAATCTTTATAATACATTCTTCTTTTTTTATAATCATACAAAAAATTCACTGTTGCATCAGAAGAAAGTGTCATTTTCTTTTTTATTCTATTGTAAAATACAGAAGCCATAAGAGGTTTTTCTTTATCAAGTTTAGCTTCTCTTTCTAAAATAGATGCCATTATCAATTTTTGATAGAATTCATCTTTATCTTCATATTTTTCTGGTGGAAACTTTTTCAGAAATTCTCTCAATAATGTTCTTATTATAAGTCTCTCGTTATAACTTTCTGGTATATAATATGTTTCTGGATATAAATATCCTTCAAAATTTCCTTCTGGTGTAGGATAGGGAAATTCTATTCCATTAAACTCTTTATAAAATTTATCCTTGTCTATTCTTCCATTTTTTTCTAAAAGATCAGCTATTTCAGCTATGCTGTATCCCTCTGGAATAGTCAATTTAAATACTTTATCTTTTCCTGCCTCAAGAACATCTATAAGATCTTTCATTGACATTTCGCCTTTCAGCTCATAATATCCTGCCTTTATTCCTTTTCCTTCATTTCTGTATTTCAAATAAACTTTAAAAACAAAGCTGTCTGAAACAGGGAGGCTTGATAGAGATGCTTTTAATGGGACACCTCTTTTTATCTCAATTATCTTATGATAATTTACTTTTTTATTTATTTCAAAGTAGAAGAAAACTACTACTATTGTTGCAATTAGAATGAACATCCCTGCAATAGTATAGATCCATTTTTTCATTTCAAACTCCTTATATTATATTTTCTTATATTATAACATAATCTACCCTACTATCAAGGATTTGTTGCTTTCTTTTTCAAAAAATAAAAACGACTCAAAAGAAATCTTAATGAGTCTTTGAGCCGTCTTATATATTTATTATTGTTTTTTCTCTTTAGCTTTTTCTATTAAAGGCTTTCTTCCTTTTTTCTCTTGCTTGAATATTTCAATAATCTCTTCTGCTTCTTGGAAAGGAACAGATAAGAAAGAGAAGTTTTCATATACTTCAACATTCTTTAATTTTCTTTCATCAACTTTAGTTTTACTAGTTACCATTTCTACTAATTTCTTAGGAGTCATGTCATTTTTTCTTCCTAAAGCAACAAATAGTCTTACTTTACCAGTTTTTTCCAATGGAGCACTGTTATTTATTTCATTATAATTGCTTTCATCAAGAACATCTTCATATGAATGTTTGATAAGAGCAGCAACGATATCCACTGCATCTTCACCATTTAAAAGTTCTCTTGAAAGTTCTTTGAAGTTATCAAAATTATTTTCAGCAAGTATATGATTTAATTCTTCTATTAATCTGAATTTCTTAACTTGAATTACATCTTTTACACCTGGAACTCTTTCTTTTCTGATTTCAGTTTTTACAATTTTTTGAATTTGAAGAAGTCTTCTGTATTCCTGTGGAGTGATAAATGTTATAGCAGTTCCTTCTTTACCAGCTCTTCCAGTTCTTCCAATTCTATGTACATAGCTTTCAGCTTCCTGTGGTATAGAATAGTTGATTACATGAGAAAGATCATTTACATCTATTCCTCTTGCAGCTACGTCTGTTGCTACCAATACATTTATTTTTTTAGCTTTAAATCTCTTTAAAGTTACTTCTCTATAGTTTTGACTGATATCTCCATGAAGCCCTTCAGCGTCATATCCTCTGTCATTTAATTTTCCAACTACATCATTTACATCATTTTTAGTTCTACAGAAAACTATTCCATAGAAATCTTTAGTAAGATCTATTATTCTGCATAAAGCTTCAAATTTATCTCTTTCATGTACTTCAAAATAGATTTGATCAGTAAGGTCAGTTGTAAGTTCTCTAGTTTTTACAGCTAAAACTTCATAATCTCTCATATGTTTTTTAGCAACTTTTAATATCTCATTTGGCATTGTAGCAGAGAAGAAAAGCATTCTTTTTTCATCATTTGTAGATTCAAGAATTTTTTCTACATCTTCTAGGAATCCCATGTTAAGCATTTCATCAGCTTCATCTAATATGAAATATTTAAGGTTGTCTAATTTTATAAGTTTTCTGTCCATCAGATCCATTACTCTTCCTGGAGTTCCAACTATTATGTCAGTTCCTTTTTTCAATTGTCTGATTTGGAATTCTATTGATTGTCCCCCGTATACAGGAGTTATTCTTATTTTTTTACCATTTGCAAGACTGTTCATTTCTTCAGCAACTTGGATAGCAAGTTCTCTAGTAGGAGCTAAAACAATAGCTTGTACTACTTTTCCAGGCTCAAATCTTTCTAATATTGGTAGAGAGAAAGCAGCTGTTTTACCAGTTCCTGTCTGTGCCTGTCCTATTATATCCTTTTCTCCATCTAATAATGCCGGTATAGTTAAAGCTTGTATAGGTGTTGGTTTTTCATATCCTTTTTTTGAAAGAGCCTTTATTGTTTTCTCTCCCAGTCCTAATTTTTTGAATTCTTCTAATTTTTCCATTCTTCACGTCCTTATTTAAATTATTTTATTTCATCATACCACACTAAAAAATCTCATATGCATTTAAAAACAATCAGAGTTTCTTTCCCTCGTGTTCTACAACAAAAAATGTTTTGTAGCATTATAGGAATCCTCTTGTTCTTTTTAAAGATATTTTTAACGGTGTGTTATAAAACAAAATACATTTAAATAAATATCTATCTTATTAAAGAATCCTATGTTTACTACCTAAGAATATATTATACTACACTTTTTAAGAAAATGTAAGCCTTATTTTTGTTCTAAAAATGAAACATGCTCTTTTCTCAATAAAAACAGCATGTTTCAAATGTAAATTATTTTTTTCTGCTTATCTTTTTTATCATAAAACTACTTAATAGGAGTACAATCAAACCAATAAAAATATTATAATACAAACTCATATCTTTTGGTTCTTGAACTGGTTCTTTTTCCACCAAATTCATTTTACCTGTTGAAACCAAATCCCTGTCCTTTATCATGCTGCTGAATTCTTCTAGATCATACTTTGGCTTATAAAGATTTTCATCTCCAAAAGTTATCTTGTATTTGCCATTTTCCTCTGTTTTAAACATTATCTTAGCAGGTATATATTCCCCTTGGATTTCAGTTATTGAAAGAGGTTTGCTGTCTCCATTTTTTATCTCCAGTACCATTTGTTCTGATCTTGATATTCTTCTGAAATCTATTTGCATATTTTCTTTATTACCAACTTTGAAAATAGTTCCAGTTCTATAATAATCCCTATTCCCAATTGAATAATTTCTTTTAAATTCACCATTGGCTCTTAAATATATTTTATGTACAGGAAGATTATTAGTTTCTATTGTAATTATACTATTTTTATCTTTTTCCTCTGATTGATATTGTAATTTTAGTAAAATAGTTTCAGTTTCCTTTTTTTCATTTCCATAAAATTTTAGAACTGCACCTTTAAAATTACTTTCTTTGTTTAAGTCAGTTACCAGTTTATAGTATGTATATTTTTCTTCTGGAAAATCTATTAATAGATTTTCTTTGTCTGGAGTTTTGTATATCTCTCCATAAGTTATATACTCCCAGTTTTTTCCATTATTACTTCCCAGTAACTCATATTCAAAATAGAAATTTCTTTTAGGTATTATCTCTATTCTATTTCCAAATACATCATCTAATTCACTTTTAGGTGAGAATTTAAAAACTGTTTCTAATTTTTCCTCTTTAGTTGTCTCAGAAATTATATTTCCTGCTGAAATTATTTTTTCAACATCATTGTAACCAGCATCTTTTTTCTCAATTACATAAGGTATTTCCTGTCCTTTATCATCTAATATTCTTATATCTCCCAAGTCATTTTTACTCTTAGAGTAGATATCTTCTGTTATATAAAATTCTTTATATTTACTATTTCCATCTACTTCTATCTCTTTAAAATAATCATAAGAAAAAGACTGCAAAGATACTATAAAGAATAGTACTGGTATTATTCTATTCACCTTTTTCCTCCTTTTCTAATTTTTTAAGAGCTGTCTGATAGATATATGAAGTTCCTATCAATATAATTCCCATACTGAAATATGCAAGAAGTTTATATGTACTACTGAAAGAAACAAAGTCTATAAAGAAACTTTTCAAAACAAAGAATATTCCTATTCCAAGTCCTACTCTTCTTATATTTCTATTAGGTGTTTTGAAACCTTTCCAAACCAGATATCCGCACATAAGCAGTCCTACAATATTTATTACCAGATTTGCTCCATCTATATAGAGTACATTGTTCATTACTAAATAGGAAACTACAATTATATATATTGATTCTCCTATTATCCATGGAACTTTTTTCTCATTAGTTTTAAATATAGTAAAATGTATATCTTTTCTTCCAAAGAAAAATAGATATATATTTACAGCTAAAATTACTGCTATTAACACTATCTTTTCTTTTCCACTTTCATATTTTACATACCCAAACATGTTTATTACATTTATTATCAATATCGAAAATATTTCTATTATTGTTAAAAATATTAAACTAAATCTGTCCTGAAGTTCTTTAACCTTATATGTTACAGTTCTTAATAGGAGATTTATAACTAGAATTCCTATTAATACTCCTAACATCTCTTTTGTATAATATCTTCCTGGCAATTTTTTGATATTCAAAAAAATCACATTATTAATGAAGAATATCGAATATAGGAATATAAGATACTTAAATGGAGCCATTAGACTTTTAATAGTTTTGTTATAGCTTTTTTCCTTCACAATAAAATAAACTACAAAAGAAAGTGAAATTAT
Coding sequences within it:
- the tilS gene encoding tRNA lysidine(34) synthetase TilS; translation: MNLYGEILRKNKKDNLVEKNDKIVVGFSGGPDSVFLVEMLMKLRENINFDMVLVHINHLLRGENSDGDEKFSIEYGKKKGLQVFSRKINITALGKDMGLTLEEAGRKARYDLFKEVFEKIGANKIALAHNKDDQLETFMFRLTRGAGLEGLEGIVAKRDVYIRPISEIYKKDIVEYLNKNSIPYRIDETNFENEFTRNSIRLDLIPFIEKRYNPKFKDKLYSLIEEIREVNKVLEIRLEEYVVNNKLSIEKLKKLDKYLLSKVLIQYLYSYGIEVSRKKIQLIEDILDKGGSKDISLNGEFVLKKEYDFLAIEKNTKKENQCIKEVELEIPGQIIFGEYVIEASFTDKILYDNQNFYTSLKMGDKLKIRSRKDGDRIIPIGMTSEKKVKDILINEKVPKEKRDTIPLVLYNEEIVWIAGIKGNEKYKNSDYKSCVKLNIRRISS
- a CDS encoding B12-binding domain-containing radical SAM protein codes for the protein MSKVVIAAINSQYVHLNLAVRYLKKYTETNSNIKVEIYETNINNQLLNIIKDIFELNPDKIIFSTYIWNKEYVFEIVKEIKKVLPNVKIILGGPEVSFGWEKIMEENPEIDSILIGEGEKVFLNFLTEENDKVMGLVYRKDGEVCFNGTEKIIEDLDIIPFPYEKEELQDKTKIFYYESSRGCPFNCSYCMSSIDKTVRYYSLDRVKEDLKIFLDSPIKLLKFVDRTFNLKKERYMEIWKFLLENYREGITFHFEINANIFDDETLDFLETVPKGYFQFEIGVQTINPDTMKSINRNNILDKLAHNVRRINKNIHLHLDLIAGLPYETYEIFKKSFEYVHDLKPEMIQLGFLKLLRGTQMYNEAEKYEYKYFSKPPYEVFSNKFISFAEIIKLKNLEKILDYYYNSEKFTMSADYIIKRYYKSSFDFYEEIADYYDKKGYLKINHKESALFNILHDFYIEKGFKDIKVFEEYLKFDFIMLGKPGFYPEWLISLKDSELHNSIIKEKGFKSVREGHKNSELELFSFNIFNGNKEEINIFFNYKTREYEVIKNNEI
- the mltG gene encoding endolytic transglycosylase MltG; translation: MKKWIYTIAGMFILIATIVVVFFYFEINKKVNYHKIIEIKRGVPLKASLSSLPVSDSFVFKVYLKYRNEGKGIKAGYYELKGEMSMKDLIDVLEAGKDKVFKLTIPEGYSIAEIADLLEKNGRIDKDKFYKEFNGIEFPYPTPEGNFEGYLYPETYYIPESYNERLIIRTLLREFLKKFPPEKYEDKDEFYQKLIMASILEREAKLDKEKPLMASVFYNRIKKKMTLSSDATVNFLYDYKKRRMYYKDLEIDSPYNTYKYKGLPPGPISNPSVVSVEAAYNPADTDYLFFVATGDGGHFFSKTYREHLEFQRKNKENK
- a CDS encoding DEAD/DEAH box helicase translates to MEKLEEFKKLGLGEKTIKALSKKGYEKPTPIQALTIPALLDGEKDIIGQAQTGTGKTAAFSLPILERFEPGKVVQAIVLAPTRELAIQVAEEMNSLANGKKIRITPVYGGQSIEFQIRQLKKGTDIIVGTPGRVMDLMDRKLIKLDNLKYFILDEADEMLNMGFLEDVEKILESTNDEKRMLFFSATMPNEILKVAKKHMRDYEVLAVKTRELTTDLTDQIYFEVHERDKFEALCRIIDLTKDFYGIVFCRTKNDVNDVVGKLNDRGYDAEGLHGDISQNYREVTLKRFKAKKINVLVATDVAARGIDVNDLSHVINYSIPQEAESYVHRIGRTGRAGKEGTAITFITPQEYRRLLQIQKIVKTEIRKERVPGVKDVIQVKKFRLIEELNHILAENNFDNFKELSRELLNGEDAVDIVAALIKHSYEDVLDESNYNEINNSAPLEKTGKVRLFVALGRKNDMTPKKLVEMVTSKTKVDERKLKNVEVYENFSFLSVPFQEAEEIIEIFKQEKKGRKPLIEKAKEKKQ
- the ftsH gene encoding ATP-dependent zinc metalloprotease FtsH — its product is MEEKVLYIEEEEVRESEKKEKPQEDEKKTSEEPDSKKPQEDEEKKKEEKEKIHDEIKERKEELKSKLRDGLNQNNNKEEDRANKLKSLGGKFNFKGFVMLLFIVTLIASAPALLSTNTKTPSNEIGYSEFISHVKNKEIIKVNEKEGYVYGYSPEDEKKEVKSYKARMITDRLGDDPVLVKTIEENSASIKSLPPQELPFLLNMLASWFPMLLLIGVWIFMLNRMNKGSGGGPQIFNMGKSKAKDNGEEISKVTFADVAGIPEAKVELEEVVSFLKEPEKFKKVGAKIPKGVLLLGGPGTGKTLLAKAVAGEAKVPFFSMSGSEFVEMFVGVGASRVRDLFNKARKSAPCIIFIDEIDAVGRKRGSGQGGGNDEREQTLNQLLVEMDGFGTDETIIVLAATNRPEILDKALMRPGRFDRQVIVDNPDIKGREEILKVHIRGKKIAKDVDLSIIAKKTPGFVGADLANMLNEAAILAAREGREEITMDDLEEASEKVSIGPERKSKVVVEKERKISAYHEAGHAVVTHLLPNTDPVHKVTIVPRGRAGGFTMSLPEEEKGYYFKSEYLNMIKYALGGRAAEQIVFNDITTGASSDIQHVTGIVHSMVKVYGMSDKFGPILLDGTREGDLFQQKYYSEETGKDIDEEILSIVNTQYQETLKLLRDNFDKLDVIAKALLEKETLNRAEFEALMNGKTLADLAESKKEAAEIKADEVIEEKEKEEVIEKIEEDKEFDKENQE